The following are encoded together in the Lathyrus oleraceus cultivar Zhongwan6 chromosome 3, CAAS_Psat_ZW6_1.0, whole genome shotgun sequence genome:
- the LOC127125898 gene encoding WAT1-related protein At2g37460: MECCNQKKFDRMKPFIAVVFLQFGYAGMDVLSKAALNKGMSNYVLVVYRHVVAFVVIAPFALILEKKVRPKMTFSIFMKLVALSTLEPVIDQNLYFLGMKYTTATFAVAMYNILPAITFVMACIFKLEKIKMKSVHSQAKVVGTLATVAGAMVMTLLRGPILNIFGTHGNSAEIQHSSGANLQHAIKGSIMITIGCFSCAGFMILQTITLETYPAELSLTAWICLLGTVEGGIVALIVERNDYSVWSLNWDTKLLAAVYSGIVCSGMAYYIQGAVMRYRGPVFVTTFNPLSMVIVAIMSSILLGEKIFLGRVIGAVVIIFGLYLVVWGKSKDYDTPSSIIKDEALPVKGSKESNEKEEGPNHEVITSSNLVAIDRDEQV; the protein is encoded by the exons ATGGAATGTTGCAATCAAAAAAAGTTTGACAGAATGAAACCATTCATTGCTGTAGTGTTCTTGCAATTTGGATATGCTGGTATGGATGTTTTGTCCAAAGCTGCACTCAACAAAGGGATGAGTAATTATGTACTCGTCGTTTATCGTCACGTGGTCGCCTTCGTTGTGATCGCTCCTTTTGCACTGATCTTGGAAAA GAAAGTTAGGCCAAAGATGACATTTTCAATCTTTATGAAGCTAGTGGCTCTCAGTACGCTAGA GCCGGTAATCGATCAGAATTTATATTTCTTGGGAATGAAGTATACAACGGCTACTTTCGCGGTCGCTATGTACAATATCCTCCCTGCCATAACCTTCGTCATGGCTTGTATTTTCAA ACTTGAGAAGATAAAAATGAAAAGTGTACATAGTCAAGCAAAGGTGGTTGGAACATTAGCAACAGTTGCAGGTGCCATGGTTATGACATTGTTAAGAGGTCCAATACTTAATATTTTTGGAACACATGGAAACAGTGCTGAAATCCAACATAGTAGTGGAGCAAATCTTCAACATGCAATAAAGGGATCAATTATGATCACAATTGGTTGTTTTAGTTGTGCTGGTTTCATGATTCTTCAA ACAATAACACTTGAAACATATCCTGCTGAGCTGTCACTTACAGCATGGATATGTTTATTGGGAACAGTTGAAGGTGGCATAGTAGCTTTGATTGTGGAAAGGAATGATTATTCTGTTTGGTCTTTGAATTGGGATACAAAATTGTTGGCTGCAGTTTATAGT GGTATAGTTTGTTCAGGAATGGCCTATTACATACAAGGAGCTGTTATGAGATATAGAGGTCCAGTTTTTGTAACCACTTTCAATCCTCTCTCAATGGTTATCGTAGCTATCATGAGCTCTATCCTTTTGGGCGAGAAAATATTCCTCGGAAG GGTGATCGGCGCGGTTGTGATTATTTTCGGATTGTATTTGGTGGTATGGGGTAAAAGCAAAGATTATGACACACCAAGTTCAATTATTAAAGATGAAGCATTACCAGTTAAGGGAAGTAAAGAGAGCAATGAGAAAGAGGAGGGTCCTAATCATGAAGTCATCACTAGCAGTAATCTTGTTGCAATAGATCGAGATGAACAAGTGTGA